Proteins from one Ascaphus truei isolate aAscTru1 chromosome 19, aAscTru1.hap1, whole genome shotgun sequence genomic window:
- the RFWD3 gene encoding E3 ubiquitin-protein ligase RFWD3 isoform X2 yields the protein MAQEEMEVDMPNLRSAVDDTVEVIISEQLPGSGPLLLLPGPLIDLGDTGDLFQEPAEQENEVIVLDSAEDPPAQAPTTAHALRRLRGALEQLRQAADQRTAAHQPRTQRRNARRQQRGGGSQRTTGTSSRTGLVNYFQASRTQGLATSRAPGGGAAGLPAETLRIFQGNGGDSSDETVELSEVEGGSSTELDEEETDERAAPLATPLAAPLAAPAPAEPPPNPVEVRTETPRSSEPLAVRESGAIQQLPQTKQRTPVKPPSAAAPQDEDEGDTCAICFESWTNAGQHRLSALRCGHLFGYTCIDRWLKGGASKCPQCNKKAKRSDIVVLYARTLKALDTSEQERMKSSLEKEQMMRKKAELESAQCRLQLQVLTDECGKLRKHIQELKMLIAQHGTSSFQQPSCSRGGVSSALSSSQGHHKYNFEKAILVSQTGNCRVMSYCEPMSCLVVSQPSPQATLIPGCGVKKLSAANMKSSQYVPIHSKQIRGLAFSDRTDGLLLSAALDNTVKLTSLLTNTVVQTYNAGRPVWSCCWCSDNTNYVYAGLINGSVLVYDLRDTSVCVQELVPQGSRCPVVSLSYLPRAASAVFPCGGVLAGTLEGACFWEMKDAHFRPHLLPLEPGGCTDVQAESSTRHCLVTYRPSKTHNSLRCVMMELTSSRLTDAEDEYSCSCYPVQTFNAGTTCKLLTKNAIFQSPERDGSILVCAGDEASNSAMLWHAGNGSLLQKLQADQPVLDICPLEVNQNSMLATLTEKMVKIYKWE from the exons ATGGCGCAGGAAGAGATGGAAGTGGACATGCCTAACCTGCGGAGTGCCGTGGATGACACTGTGGAAGTGATCATATCAGAGCAGCTTCCTGGCAGTGGACCGTTACTTCTCTTGCCTGGACCCCTCATTGacttgggggacactggggatctTTTCCAGGAACCTGCAGAGCAGGAGAACGAGGTGATCGTACTGGACTCGGCAGAGGACCCCCCTGCCCAGGCTCCAACCACAGCCCACGCCCTCCGAAGGCTCCGGGGGGCTTTGGAGCAGCTGAGACAGGCTGCAGATCAGCGCACAGCAGCACATCAACCGCGGACACAGAGGAGAAACGCCAGGCGGCAGCAAAGAGGTGGAGGATCCCAACGCACAACTGGTACAAG CTCCCGGACAGGGCTAGTTAACTACTTCCAAGCAAGCAGAACCCAAGGGCTGGCAACATCTAGAGCGCCAGGAGGTGGCGCTGCCGGTCTGCCGGCAGAAACCCTGAGAATCTTTCAAGGAAACGGAGGCGACAGCTCGGATGAGACGGTGGAGCTGAGCGAGGTGGAAGGAGGCAGCTCCACCGAACTGGATGAAGAGGAGACTGACGAAAGAGCTGCTCCACTTGCTACTCCACTTGCTGCTCCACTTGCTGCTCCAG CCCCTGCAGAGCCCCCTCCAAACCCTGTGGAGGTCAGAACCGAGACCCCCAGGAGCTCGGAGCCCTTAGCTGTTCGTGAGAGTGGCGCCATCCAGCAGCTGCCCCAAACCAAACAG AGAACACCAGTGAAGCCGCCATCCGCTGCAGCCCCACAAGACGAAGATGAAGGGGACACCTGTGCTATTTGCTTCGAGTCCTGGACCAATGCTGGGCAGCACCGCCTCTCCGCCCTGCGCTGTGGCCATCTCTTTGGCTACACCTGCATTGACCGGTGGCTGAAGGGGGGTGCCAGCAAGTGCCCCCAG TGCAATAAGAAAGCCAAGCGCTCTGATATCGTGGTGCTATACGCTCGCACGTTGAAAGCGCTGGATACCAGTGAGCAGGAGCGCATGAAAAG CTCCTTGGAGAAGGAACAGATGATGCGCAAGAAGGCGGAGCTGGAGTCTGCACAGTGCCGGCTGCAGCTCCAGGTACTGACAGATGAGTGTGGGAAGCTGCGCAagcacatccag GAGTTGAAGATGCTGATCGCCCAGCACGGGACCAGCTCCTTCCAGCAGCCCTCATGCTCGCGAGGCGGTGTGTCCAGCGCGCTCTCCTCCAGCCAGGGCCATCACAAGTACAACTTTGAGAAAGCCATCCTGGTCTCTCAGACCGGGAACTGCCGCGTCATGTCTTACTGTGAGCCCATGAGCTGCCTCGTGGTGTCGCAGCCCTCTCCCCAGGCCACACTGATTCCCG GCTGTGGTGTTAAGAAGCTCAGTGCCGCCAATATGAAAAGCAGCCAGTACGTCCCCATTCACTCGAAGCAGATCAGAGGCCTGGCGTTCAGCGACCGGACTGATGGGCTGTTGCTCTCTGCAGCTCTGGATAACACTGTGAAGCTCACTAG CCTGCTGACCAACACAGTGGTGCAGACGTACAACGCTGGCCGGCCGGTCTGGAGCTGCTGCTGGTGCTCCGACAACACCAACTACGTCTACGCCGGTCTGATTAACGGCTCGGTGCTAGTGTACGACTTGAGGGACACCAGCGTGTGCGTGCAGGAGCTGGTGCCACAGGGCTCCCG GTGTCCCGTGGTATCCTTGTCCTATTTGCCCCGTGCTGCCTCTGCAGTTTTCCCCTGCGGAGGTGTGTTGGCTGGGACCCTGGAGGGAGCGTGTTTCTGGGAAATGAAAGATGCTCACTTCCGACCCCACCTCCTTCCTTTGGAGCCCGGCGGCTGCACAGACGTCCAGGCCGAGAGCAGCACACGCCATTGTCTTGTTACTTACCGTCCTA GTAAGACGCACAACTCCCTGCGTTGCGTGATGATGGAGTTGACCAGCAGCCGGCTGACCGACGCCGAGGACGAGTATAGCTGCTCCTGTTACCCCGTTCAAACCTTCAACGCAGGGACCACCTGCAAGCTGCTCACCAAGAACGCCATATTCCAGAGCCCTGAGAGAGACGGCAGTATCCTCGTGTGTGCAGGAGACGAGGCCTCAAACTCCGCCATG CTATGGCATGCAGGAAATGGCTCTCTTCTCCAGAAACTGCAGGCTGACCAGCCCGTGCTTGACATCTGCCCCCTGGAGGTGAATCAGAACAGCATGTTGGCGACACTGACCGAGAAAATGGTGAAAATCTACAAATGGGAGTGA
- the RFWD3 gene encoding E3 ubiquitin-protein ligase RFWD3 isoform X1 has protein sequence MTPCSHDNWMLHVVIMSHYRGAALRLDISHVASYCRDKPASFDALQLRSLQENAGDATAPRCHPEIDRLNPQLGALDMAQEEMEVDMPNLRSAVDDTVEVIISEQLPGSGPLLLLPGPLIDLGDTGDLFQEPAEQENEVIVLDSAEDPPAQAPTTAHALRRLRGALEQLRQAADQRTAAHQPRTQRRNARRQQRGGGSQRTTGTSSRTGLVNYFQASRTQGLATSRAPGGGAAGLPAETLRIFQGNGGDSSDETVELSEVEGGSSTELDEEETDERAAPLATPLAAPLAAPAPAEPPPNPVEVRTETPRSSEPLAVRESGAIQQLPQTKQRTPVKPPSAAAPQDEDEGDTCAICFESWTNAGQHRLSALRCGHLFGYTCIDRWLKGGASKCPQCNKKAKRSDIVVLYARTLKALDTSEQERMKSSLEKEQMMRKKAELESAQCRLQLQVLTDECGKLRKHIQELKMLIAQHGTSSFQQPSCSRGGVSSALSSSQGHHKYNFEKAILVSQTGNCRVMSYCEPMSCLVVSQPSPQATLIPGCGVKKLSAANMKSSQYVPIHSKQIRGLAFSDRTDGLLLSAALDNTVKLTSLLTNTVVQTYNAGRPVWSCCWCSDNTNYVYAGLINGSVLVYDLRDTSVCVQELVPQGSRCPVVSLSYLPRAASAVFPCGGVLAGTLEGACFWEMKDAHFRPHLLPLEPGGCTDVQAESSTRHCLVTYRPSKTHNSLRCVMMELTSSRLTDAEDEYSCSCYPVQTFNAGTTCKLLTKNAIFQSPERDGSILVCAGDEASNSAMLWHAGNGSLLQKLQADQPVLDICPLEVNQNSMLATLTEKMVKIYKWE, from the exons ATGACGCCGTGTAGCCATGACAACTGGATGCTACATGTCGTCATAATGTCACATTACCGTGGTGCCGCGTTGCGTCTTGACATAAGTCACGTAGCGTCCTATTGTCGTGACAAgccggcatcatttgatgccttgCAGCTACGTTCactgcaggagaatgccggagacGCCACCGCACCACGCtgccacccggagattgacagGCTAAACCCGCAGCTCGGAG CCTTGGACATGGCGCAGGAAGAGATGGAAGTGGACATGCCTAACCTGCGGAGTGCCGTGGATGACACTGTGGAAGTGATCATATCAGAGCAGCTTCCTGGCAGTGGACCGTTACTTCTCTTGCCTGGACCCCTCATTGacttgggggacactggggatctTTTCCAGGAACCTGCAGAGCAGGAGAACGAGGTGATCGTACTGGACTCGGCAGAGGACCCCCCTGCCCAGGCTCCAACCACAGCCCACGCCCTCCGAAGGCTCCGGGGGGCTTTGGAGCAGCTGAGACAGGCTGCAGATCAGCGCACAGCAGCACATCAACCGCGGACACAGAGGAGAAACGCCAGGCGGCAGCAAAGAGGTGGAGGATCCCAACGCACAACTGGTACAAG CTCCCGGACAGGGCTAGTTAACTACTTCCAAGCAAGCAGAACCCAAGGGCTGGCAACATCTAGAGCGCCAGGAGGTGGCGCTGCCGGTCTGCCGGCAGAAACCCTGAGAATCTTTCAAGGAAACGGAGGCGACAGCTCGGATGAGACGGTGGAGCTGAGCGAGGTGGAAGGAGGCAGCTCCACCGAACTGGATGAAGAGGAGACTGACGAAAGAGCTGCTCCACTTGCTACTCCACTTGCTGCTCCACTTGCTGCTCCAG CCCCTGCAGAGCCCCCTCCAAACCCTGTGGAGGTCAGAACCGAGACCCCCAGGAGCTCGGAGCCCTTAGCTGTTCGTGAGAGTGGCGCCATCCAGCAGCTGCCCCAAACCAAACAG AGAACACCAGTGAAGCCGCCATCCGCTGCAGCCCCACAAGACGAAGATGAAGGGGACACCTGTGCTATTTGCTTCGAGTCCTGGACCAATGCTGGGCAGCACCGCCTCTCCGCCCTGCGCTGTGGCCATCTCTTTGGCTACACCTGCATTGACCGGTGGCTGAAGGGGGGTGCCAGCAAGTGCCCCCAG TGCAATAAGAAAGCCAAGCGCTCTGATATCGTGGTGCTATACGCTCGCACGTTGAAAGCGCTGGATACCAGTGAGCAGGAGCGCATGAAAAG CTCCTTGGAGAAGGAACAGATGATGCGCAAGAAGGCGGAGCTGGAGTCTGCACAGTGCCGGCTGCAGCTCCAGGTACTGACAGATGAGTGTGGGAAGCTGCGCAagcacatccag GAGTTGAAGATGCTGATCGCCCAGCACGGGACCAGCTCCTTCCAGCAGCCCTCATGCTCGCGAGGCGGTGTGTCCAGCGCGCTCTCCTCCAGCCAGGGCCATCACAAGTACAACTTTGAGAAAGCCATCCTGGTCTCTCAGACCGGGAACTGCCGCGTCATGTCTTACTGTGAGCCCATGAGCTGCCTCGTGGTGTCGCAGCCCTCTCCCCAGGCCACACTGATTCCCG GCTGTGGTGTTAAGAAGCTCAGTGCCGCCAATATGAAAAGCAGCCAGTACGTCCCCATTCACTCGAAGCAGATCAGAGGCCTGGCGTTCAGCGACCGGACTGATGGGCTGTTGCTCTCTGCAGCTCTGGATAACACTGTGAAGCTCACTAG CCTGCTGACCAACACAGTGGTGCAGACGTACAACGCTGGCCGGCCGGTCTGGAGCTGCTGCTGGTGCTCCGACAACACCAACTACGTCTACGCCGGTCTGATTAACGGCTCGGTGCTAGTGTACGACTTGAGGGACACCAGCGTGTGCGTGCAGGAGCTGGTGCCACAGGGCTCCCG GTGTCCCGTGGTATCCTTGTCCTATTTGCCCCGTGCTGCCTCTGCAGTTTTCCCCTGCGGAGGTGTGTTGGCTGGGACCCTGGAGGGAGCGTGTTTCTGGGAAATGAAAGATGCTCACTTCCGACCCCACCTCCTTCCTTTGGAGCCCGGCGGCTGCACAGACGTCCAGGCCGAGAGCAGCACACGCCATTGTCTTGTTACTTACCGTCCTA GTAAGACGCACAACTCCCTGCGTTGCGTGATGATGGAGTTGACCAGCAGCCGGCTGACCGACGCCGAGGACGAGTATAGCTGCTCCTGTTACCCCGTTCAAACCTTCAACGCAGGGACCACCTGCAAGCTGCTCACCAAGAACGCCATATTCCAGAGCCCTGAGAGAGACGGCAGTATCCTCGTGTGTGCAGGAGACGAGGCCTCAAACTCCGCCATG CTATGGCATGCAGGAAATGGCTCTCTTCTCCAGAAACTGCAGGCTGACCAGCCCGTGCTTGACATCTGCCCCCTGGAGGTGAATCAGAACAGCATGTTGGCGACACTGACCGAGAAAATGGTGAAAATCTACAAATGGGAGTGA